One stretch of Bradyrhizobium canariense DNA includes these proteins:
- a CDS encoding diflavin oxidoreductase, which translates to MKWWVSSFVGLSITIPGPAESDFATFLLLCGSEALVLALLIGGGVALAAFVGDARVASAKIIIGARLPQSASQSQRVPLTILYASESGNARGLAIAAGKAAARLGLEPHVVDMANIKVAEAAKTKHLLVIASTWGEGEPPQRATDFYDSLMAPTAPRFDGVRYAVLALGDRAYASLDNFCRTGRSLDARLAELGGMRLADRSDCDADYEVQAGSWIRSRLAELTSSDVQVEVAPYLADSKPVGRAYPFEAEIREKVNLNGSHSTVCTYQITLALDESGILYEPGDSIGILPRNDPELIEEMLNVVGISANPALREAMRTYYDITALTVPQIEAYARLSGDQALATLAADEERAAEFLSGGRQLIDLLTAAPRKLNSEQFTGLLRRLQPRLYSIASSSKATPGQVDLLIAAVDYQAYGRRRKGVASMDVAERCRVGDRLRIYLHSNPYFRLPSDPSRSIIMIGPGTGVAPFRAFMQERDATGARGKNWLFFGNQHRADDFLYESEWTALQRRGVLSRLDVAFSRDQPQKIYVQDRMWEARRDLYAWVQEGAAIYVCGNAHGMAPDVNGMLLKIAIDQGKLDDAGAQAWLDNLRREARYLRDVY; encoded by the coding sequence ATGAAGTGGTGGGTTTCAAGCTTCGTAGGTCTTTCGATAACGATACCGGGGCCGGCCGAATCTGATTTCGCGACATTTTTGCTGTTGTGCGGAAGCGAGGCGCTGGTGCTCGCCCTCCTGATCGGAGGAGGAGTTGCTCTCGCCGCCTTCGTCGGTGATGCGCGTGTCGCGTCAGCCAAAATAATTATTGGAGCGCGGTTGCCGCAGTCGGCTTCGCAATCCCAAAGAGTTCCGCTTACGATTCTCTATGCCAGCGAAAGCGGCAACGCCAGAGGGCTGGCCATTGCTGCTGGTAAAGCTGCAGCGCGGCTGGGCCTTGAGCCGCACGTGGTGGACATGGCGAACATCAAGGTCGCCGAAGCGGCAAAGACGAAACATCTACTGGTGATTGCGAGCACGTGGGGAGAGGGTGAACCGCCGCAGCGAGCGACAGACTTCTACGATTCGCTGATGGCACCCACGGCGCCGCGATTTGACGGTGTCCGATATGCCGTGCTGGCGCTTGGCGACCGTGCCTATGCCAGCCTCGACAATTTCTGTCGAACAGGTCGGTCCTTGGACGCGCGTCTGGCCGAATTGGGCGGCATGCGGCTGGCCGACCGAAGCGATTGTGACGCCGATTATGAGGTACAGGCGGGAAGCTGGATCCGTTCGCGGCTGGCAGAGCTGACGTCCTCTGACGTTCAGGTAGAGGTCGCGCCCTATCTTGCGGATTCCAAGCCGGTCGGTCGCGCTTATCCGTTCGAAGCCGAGATCAGGGAGAAGGTTAACCTCAACGGCAGCCATTCCACCGTCTGCACGTACCAGATTACGCTGGCGCTGGACGAGTCCGGCATTCTCTATGAACCCGGCGACTCGATAGGCATCCTTCCAAGGAATGATCCAGAACTCATCGAGGAGATGTTGAATGTCGTGGGTATTTCCGCGAATCCAGCCTTACGCGAGGCAATGCGGACATACTACGATATCACCGCGCTGACAGTTCCTCAAATTGAGGCATACGCCAGGCTAAGCGGAGACCAGGCGCTGGCAACACTTGCTGCCGATGAGGAGCGGGCCGCCGAATTCCTGTCCGGAGGTCGGCAGTTAATCGACCTCCTGACGGCCGCCCCGCGCAAATTGAATTCAGAGCAATTTACTGGCCTTCTCCGCCGTTTGCAGCCGAGGCTTTACTCGATCGCATCCAGCAGCAAGGCAACACCCGGACAGGTGGATTTGCTGATCGCGGCCGTGGATTACCAGGCGTATGGCCGCAGGCGCAAAGGTGTCGCTTCGATGGACGTCGCTGAACGTTGCCGTGTCGGCGATCGATTGCGTATCTATCTCCACTCCAATCCTTACTTTCGCTTACCGTCGGATCCGTCGCGCAGCATCATTATGATCGGACCGGGAACCGGCGTCGCGCCGTTCCGCGCCTTCATGCAGGAGCGGGACGCGACCGGAGCCAGAGGCAAGAATTGGCTGTTTTTCGGCAACCAGCATCGCGCTGATGACTTCCTTTACGAATCGGAATGGACGGCCCTGCAAAGGCGCGGGGTACTAAGCCGGCTCGACGTCGCCTTCTCGCGAGACCAGCCTCAGAAAATCTACGTTCAGGACCGAATGTGGGAGGCTCGCCGCGATCTCTACGCATGGGTGCAAGAGGGGGCTGCGATCTACGTTTGCGGCAATGCTCATGGGATGGCACCCGACGTCAATGGCATGTTGCTGAAAATCGCCATCGACCAGGGCAAGCTCGACGACGCCGGCGCACAGGCGTGGCTGGATAATCTGCGCCGCGAAGCGCGTTATCTCCGCGACGTGTACTAG